The genomic interval TGTTTCATCTCTGCTTACATTAGTGTAGTGATGATGATCATGGGAAGACAGCTCTTGATGATAGGATCATGATTGATATATTCTTATCTTGCCACTTCTTTATCGTGGCACTTTTTTTTATCTTCTGTTTGGGCATAAGACATAGTTGTTGACCAATTTGCTGAAGCATTTCTTTCTACTAACCAATATTAATTGGGTGTCACATCAAATTGTCGTTATGCCTTTGGTGACTATTTTCTTATCATTCTCATATTGTTTTCTTGGTGAATTAACAATTACTGATATTGTAGAAGGAGCTTGTTGGTGTTTCTGTTTCTGTTTGGTATGTGTTTATGCGCATGTGAGGGCAGTGGACATTTTTCCTTCTGATAATCTCCTTTAATAATAATACACACCTCCCCTTAATGAGAAGATGTGCAAAACTTTCCATGACTAAAAAAATAGCCGTTTTGCATCTGTATAGTTTTGACCTATTAAATATTGAACCTACCATTTGTTATGAGTACCATGAGTATAATGCTGTTCTTATCCTGGCTGAGTCTGGTGAAGTACTAACAATGAGTTTGTTGGTCGGCCTTCCAGATCTGGAGTGGAAGCTTATATATGTTGGATCGGCTGAAGATGAGAACTATGATCAGCAACTTGAGAGTGTGCTTGTTGGCCCTGTGAATGTTGGGACATACCGTTTTGTTCTGGAGGTAAATAGGTTACTGATCTACGACTCTGTGATCTGCATCATGAACTCTGATATGAAAATGATGTTTCACAACTGCACAGAGTTCTGCCTGTTCATATTACAGTTGGGCAGCTGCTTTGCTCCTACCTCAGATTAAAATTTGCAACACCAGACTGATATGTCTGTTTTTGTTTTCAGGCCGACCCCCCTGATCCCTCAAAGATCCGCGAGGAGGACATAATCGGTGTCACGGTGCTTTTGTTGACCTGTTCATACATG from Triticum urartu cultivar G1812 unplaced genomic scaffold, Tu2.1 TuUngrouped_contig_9966, whole genome shotgun sequence carries:
- the LOC125532451 gene encoding probable histone chaperone ASF1A, giving the protein MRRCAKLSMTKKIAVLHLYSFDLLNIEPTICYEYHEYNAVLILAESGEVLTMSLLVGLPDLEWKLIYVGSAEDENYDQQLESVLVGPVNVGTYRFVLEADPPDPSKIREEDIIGVTVLLLTCSYMGQEFIRVGYYVNNDYDDEQLREEPPAKLLIDRVQRNILTDKPRVTKFPINFHPETSGGQQQDQPQSAVPENPTGEGSKASTDL